The Plectropomus leopardus isolate mb chromosome 2, YSFRI_Pleo_2.0, whole genome shotgun sequence genome has a window encoding:
- the znf740a gene encoding zinc finger protein 2 isoform X19: MSHLPSSSVRDHMKWAGLLGCEAVLSSMALMQASSMAAPPKKMMAPLGHGPPQREGPDRAPQSHMILPSGMSCPPLLIRKEGEFQAPRLLDEKDMRANEDMQQKKKNRKSVTPCKVREQEGRGGKGTGGDENGPSSKVQKNFICDHCYGAFRSGYHLKRHILIHTGEKPYACAVCDMRFIQRYHLERHSLIHTGVKPYACSMCDMRFFQRYHLERHRLTHTGVKPYACSMCDMRFFQRYHLARHSLTHTGVKPYACSMCDMRFFQRYHLARHSLTHTGVKPYACSMCDMRFFQRYHLARHTLTHTGVKPYACSMCDMRFFQRYHLARHSLTHTGVKPYACTMCDMRFIQRYQLERHSLTHTGVKPYACTMCDKRFFQRYHLARHSLTHMGVKPYACTMCDMKFFQRYHLARHSLTHTGVKPYACTMCDKRFFQRYHLARHSLTHMGEKPFACDMCDMRFIQRYHLERHKRVHSGEKPYQCERCQQNFSRTDRLLRHRRLCQGRGVAKVENQPCCEPRPYPQEPPPAPPTWSPLHPPPGRLAV, from the exons ATGTCACATCTGCCCAGCAGCTCAGTCCGCGACCATATGAAATGG GCGGGGCTGCTTGGCTGCGAGGCTGTCCTCTCCAGCATGGCCCTGATGCAGGCCAGCTCCATGGCTGCTCCGCCCAAAAAAATGATGGCTCCACTTGGTCATGGACCACCGCAGAGAGAGGGACCTGACCGTGCTCCCCAGAGCCATATGATCCTCCCATCTGGAATGAGCTGTCCACCTCTG CTCATCCGGAAGGAAGGTGAATTCCAAGCTCCCCGCCTGCTGGATGAGAAGGACATGAGGGCCAACGAGGacatgcagcagaaaaaaaagaacaggaaatCAGTAACGCCCTGCAAAGTGAGAGAACAAGAAGGAAGGGGAGGGAAG GGCACAGGTGGAGATGAGAATGGTCCGTCATCCAAAGTgcagaaaaactttatttgtgaTCACTGTTACGGAGCATTTAGGAGCGGATACCACCTGAAGAGACATATTCTCATTCACACAG GGGAGAAGCCGTATGCTTGTGCCGTATGTGACATGAGGTTTATTCAGCGTTACCACCTGGAGAGACACAGCCTCATTCACACGG gGGTGAAGCCGTACGCTTGTTCCATGTGTGACATGAGGTTTTTCCAGCGTTACCACCTGGAGAGACACAGACTCACTCATACGG GGGTGAAGCCGTACGCTTGCTCCATGTGTGACATGAGGTTCTTCCAACGTTACCATCTGGCAAGACACAGCCTCACTCATACTG GGGTGAAGCCATACGCTTGCTCCATGTGTGACATGAGATTTTTCCAACGCTACCACTTGGCAAGACACAGCCTCACTCACACGG gggtGAAGCCATATGCTTGCTCCATGTGTGACATGAGATTTTTCCAGAGATACCACCTGGCAAGACACACTCTCACCCATACGG GGGTGAAGCCATACGCTTGCTCCATGTGTGACATGAGGTTCTTCCAGCGTTACCATTTGGCAAGACACAGCCTCACTCATACTG GGGTGAAGCCGTATGCTTGTACCATGTGTGACATGCGGTTTATACAACGTTACCAACTGGAGAGACACAGTCTTACTCATACGG GGGTGAAGCCGTACGCTTGCACCATGTGTGACAAGAGGTTTTTTCAGCGCTACCACCTGGCGAGACACAGCCTCACTCATATGG GTGTGAAACCTTATGCTTGCACCATGTGTGACATGAAGTTTTTTCAGCGTTACCACCTGGCGAGACACAGCCTCACTCATACGG GTGTGAAACCTTATGCTTGCACCATGTGTGACAAGAGGTTTTTTCAGCGCTACCACCTGGCGAGACACAGCCTCACTCATATGG GAGAGAAGCCATTTGCTTGTGACATGTGTGATATGAGGTTTATCCAGCGCTACCACCTTGAGAGACACAAGCGTGTCCATAGCGGGGAGAAGCCTTACCAGTGTGAACGGTGCCAGCAG aaCTTTTCACGGACAGACCGGCTGTTGCGGCATCGGCGGTTGTGCCAGGGTCGCGGCGTAGCCAAAGTAGAGAACCAGCCATGCTGCGAACCCCGCCCATACCCCCAAGAACCCCCCCCCGCGCCCCCAACCTGGAGTCCCCTGCACCCCCCTCCGGGCCGACTGGCGGTCTGA
- the znf740a gene encoding zinc finger protein 2 isoform X12 — translation MSHLPSSSVRDHMKWAGLLGCEAVLSSMALMQASSMAAPPKKMMAPLGHGPPQREGPDRAPQSHMILPSGMSCPPLLIRKEGEFQAPRLLDEKDMRANEDMQQKKKNRKSVTPCKVREQEGRGGKGTGGDENGPSSKVQKNFICDHCYGAFRSGYHLKRHILIHTGEKPYACAVCDMRFIQRYHLERHSLIHTGVKPYACSMCDMRFFQRYHLERHRLTHTGVKPYACSMCDMRFFQRYHLARHSLTHTGVKPYACSMCDMRFFQRYHLARHSLTHTGVKPYACSMCDMRFFQRYHLARHTLTHTGVKPYACSMCDMRFFQRYHLARHSLTHTGVKPYACTMCDMRFIQRYQLERHSLTHTGVKPYACTMCDKRFFQRYHLARHSLTHMGVKPYACTMCDMKFFQRYHLARHSLTHTGVKPYACTMCDKRFFQRYHLARHSLTHMGVKPFACTMCDMRFVQRYHLARHSLTHTGVKPYACTMCDKRFFQRYHLARHSLTHMGEKPFACDMCDMRFIQRYHLERHKRVHSGEKPYQCERCQQNFSRTDRLLRHRRLCQGRGVAKVENQPCCEPRPYPQEPPPAPPTWSPLHPPPGRLAV, via the exons ATGTCACATCTGCCCAGCAGCTCAGTCCGCGACCATATGAAATGG GCGGGGCTGCTTGGCTGCGAGGCTGTCCTCTCCAGCATGGCCCTGATGCAGGCCAGCTCCATGGCTGCTCCGCCCAAAAAAATGATGGCTCCACTTGGTCATGGACCACCGCAGAGAGAGGGACCTGACCGTGCTCCCCAGAGCCATATGATCCTCCCATCTGGAATGAGCTGTCCACCTCTG CTCATCCGGAAGGAAGGTGAATTCCAAGCTCCCCGCCTGCTGGATGAGAAGGACATGAGGGCCAACGAGGacatgcagcagaaaaaaaagaacaggaaatCAGTAACGCCCTGCAAAGTGAGAGAACAAGAAGGAAGGGGAGGGAAG GGCACAGGTGGAGATGAGAATGGTCCGTCATCCAAAGTgcagaaaaactttatttgtgaTCACTGTTACGGAGCATTTAGGAGCGGATACCACCTGAAGAGACATATTCTCATTCACACAG GGGAGAAGCCGTATGCTTGTGCCGTATGTGACATGAGGTTTATTCAGCGTTACCACCTGGAGAGACACAGCCTCATTCACACGG gGGTGAAGCCGTACGCTTGTTCCATGTGTGACATGAGGTTTTTCCAGCGTTACCACCTGGAGAGACACAGACTCACTCATACGG GGGTGAAGCCGTACGCTTGCTCCATGTGTGACATGAGGTTCTTCCAACGTTACCATCTGGCAAGACACAGCCTCACTCATACTG GGGTGAAGCCATACGCTTGCTCCATGTGTGACATGAGATTTTTCCAACGCTACCACTTGGCAAGACACAGCCTCACTCACACGG gggtGAAGCCATATGCTTGCTCCATGTGTGACATGAGATTTTTCCAGAGATACCACCTGGCAAGACACACTCTCACCCATACGG GGGTGAAGCCATACGCTTGCTCCATGTGTGACATGAGGTTCTTCCAGCGTTACCATTTGGCAAGACACAGCCTCACTCATACTG GGGTGAAGCCGTATGCTTGTACCATGTGTGACATGCGGTTTATACAACGTTACCAACTGGAGAGACACAGTCTTACTCATACGG GGGTGAAGCCGTACGCTTGCACCATGTGTGACAAGAGGTTTTTTCAGCGCTACCACCTGGCGAGACACAGCCTCACTCATATGG GTGTGAAACCTTATGCTTGCACCATGTGTGACATGAAGTTTTTTCAGCGTTACCACCTGGCGAGACACAGCCTCACTCATACGG GTGTGAAACCTTATGCTTGCACCATGTGTGACAAGAGGTTTTTTCAGCGCTACCACCTGGCGAGACACAGCCTCACTCATATGG GTGTGAAACCTTTTGCTTGTACCATGTGTGACATGAGGTTTGTTCAGCGTTACCACCTGGCGAGACACAGCCTCACTCATACGG GTGTGAAACCTTATGCTTGCACCATGTGTGACAAGAGGTTTTTTCAGCGCTACCACCTGGCAAGACACAGCCTCACTCATATGG GAGAGAAGCCATTTGCTTGTGACATGTGTGATATGAGGTTTATCCAGCGCTACCACCTTGAGAGACACAAGCGTGTCCATAGCGGGGAGAAGCCTTACCAGTGTGAACGGTGCCAGCAG aaCTTTTCACGGACAGACCGGCTGTTGCGGCATCGGCGGTTGTGCCAGGGTCGCGGCGTAGCCAAAGTAGAGAACCAGCCATGCTGCGAACCCCGCCCATACCCCCAAGAACCCCCCCCCGCGCCCCCAACCTGGAGTCCCCTGCACCCCCCTCCGGGCCGACTGGCGGTCTGA
- the znf740a gene encoding gastrula zinc finger protein XlCGF57.1 isoform X1, which produces MSHLPSSSVRDHMKWAGLLGCEAVLSSMALMQASSMAAPPKKMMAPLGHGPPQREGPDRAPQSHMILPSGMSCPPLLIRKEGEFQAPRLLDEKDMRANEDMQQKKKNRKSVTPCKVREQEGRGGKGTGGDENGPSSKVQKNFICDHCYGAFRSGYHLKRHILIHTGEKPYACAVCDMRFIQRYHLERHSLIHTGVKPYACSMCDMRFFQRYHLERHRLTHTGVKPYACSMCDMRFFQRYHLARHSLTHTGVKPYACSMCDMRFFQRYHLARHSLTHTGVKPYACSMCDMRFFQRYHLARHTLTHTGVKPYACSMCDMRFFQRYHLARHSLTHTGVKPYACTMCDMRFIQRYQLERHSLTHTGVKPYACTMCDKRFFQRYHLARHSLTHMGVKPYACTMCDMKFFQRYHLARHSLTHTGVKPYACTMCDKRFFQRYHLARHSLTHMGVKPFACTMCDMRFVQRYHLARHSLTHTGVKPYACTMCDKRFFQRYHLARHSLTHMGVKPFACTMCDMRFVQRYHLARHSLTHTGVKPYACSMCDMRFIQRNHLERHSLTHTGEKPFACDMCDMRFIQRYHLERHKRVHSGEKPYQCERCQQNFSRTDRLLRHRRLCQGRGVAKVENQPCCEPRPYPQEPPPAPPTWSPLHPPPGRLAV; this is translated from the exons ATGTCACATCTGCCCAGCAGCTCAGTCCGCGACCATATGAAATGG GCGGGGCTGCTTGGCTGCGAGGCTGTCCTCTCCAGCATGGCCCTGATGCAGGCCAGCTCCATGGCTGCTCCGCCCAAAAAAATGATGGCTCCACTTGGTCATGGACCACCGCAGAGAGAGGGACCTGACCGTGCTCCCCAGAGCCATATGATCCTCCCATCTGGAATGAGCTGTCCACCTCTG CTCATCCGGAAGGAAGGTGAATTCCAAGCTCCCCGCCTGCTGGATGAGAAGGACATGAGGGCCAACGAGGacatgcagcagaaaaaaaagaacaggaaatCAGTAACGCCCTGCAAAGTGAGAGAACAAGAAGGAAGGGGAGGGAAG GGCACAGGTGGAGATGAGAATGGTCCGTCATCCAAAGTgcagaaaaactttatttgtgaTCACTGTTACGGAGCATTTAGGAGCGGATACCACCTGAAGAGACATATTCTCATTCACACAG GGGAGAAGCCGTATGCTTGTGCCGTATGTGACATGAGGTTTATTCAGCGTTACCACCTGGAGAGACACAGCCTCATTCACACGG gGGTGAAGCCGTACGCTTGTTCCATGTGTGACATGAGGTTTTTCCAGCGTTACCACCTGGAGAGACACAGACTCACTCATACGG GGGTGAAGCCGTACGCTTGCTCCATGTGTGACATGAGGTTCTTCCAACGTTACCATCTGGCAAGACACAGCCTCACTCATACTG GGGTGAAGCCATACGCTTGCTCCATGTGTGACATGAGATTTTTCCAACGCTACCACTTGGCAAGACACAGCCTCACTCACACGG gggtGAAGCCATATGCTTGCTCCATGTGTGACATGAGATTTTTCCAGAGATACCACCTGGCAAGACACACTCTCACCCATACGG GGGTGAAGCCATACGCTTGCTCCATGTGTGACATGAGGTTCTTCCAGCGTTACCATTTGGCAAGACACAGCCTCACTCATACTG GGGTGAAGCCGTATGCTTGTACCATGTGTGACATGCGGTTTATACAACGTTACCAACTGGAGAGACACAGTCTTACTCATACGG GGGTGAAGCCGTACGCTTGCACCATGTGTGACAAGAGGTTTTTTCAGCGCTACCACCTGGCGAGACACAGCCTCACTCATATGG GTGTGAAACCTTATGCTTGCACCATGTGTGACATGAAGTTTTTTCAGCGTTACCACCTGGCGAGACACAGCCTCACTCATACGG GTGTGAAACCTTATGCTTGCACCATGTGTGACAAGAGGTTTTTTCAGCGCTACCACCTGGCGAGACACAGCCTCACTCATATGG GTGTGAAACCTTTTGCTTGTACCATGTGTGACATGAGGTTTGTTCAGCGTTACCACCTGGCGAGACACAGCCTCACTCATACGG GTGTGAAACCTTATGCTTGCACCATGTGTGACAAGAGGTTTTTTCAGCGCTACCACCTGGCAAGACACAGCCTCACTCATATGG GTGTGAAACCTTTTGCTTGTACCATGTGTGACATGAGGTTTGTTCAGCGTTACCACCTGGCGAGACACAGCCTCACTCATACGG gGGTGAAGCCGTATGCTTGTTCCATGTGTGACATGAGGTTTATTCAGCGTAACCACCTGGAGAGACACAGCCTCACTCATACGG GAGAGAAGCCATTTGCTTGTGACATGTGTGATATGAGGTTTATCCAGCGCTACCACCTTGAGAGACACAAGCGTGTCCATAGCGGGGAGAAGCCTTACCAGTGTGAACGGTGCCAGCAG aaCTTTTCACGGACAGACCGGCTGTTGCGGCATCGGCGGTTGTGCCAGGGTCGCGGCGTAGCCAAAGTAGAGAACCAGCCATGCTGCGAACCCCGCCCATACCCCCAAGAACCCCCCCCCGCGCCCCCAACCTGGAGTCCCCTGCACCCCCCTCCGGGCCGACTGGCGGTCTGA
- the znf740a gene encoding zinc finger protein 2 isoform X18: protein MSHLPSSSVRDHMKWAGLLGCEAVLSSMALMQASSMAAPPKKMMAPLGHGPPQREGPDRAPQSHMILPSGMSCPPLLIRKEGEFQAPRLLDEKDMRANEDMQQKKKNRKSVTPCKVREQEGRGGKGTGGDENGPSSKVQKNFICDHCYGAFRSGYHLKRHILIHTGEKPYACAVCDMRFIQRYHLERHSLIHTGVKPYACSMCDMRFFQRYHLERHRLTHTGVKPYACSMCDMRFFQRYHLARHSLTHTGVKPYACSMCDMRFFQRYHLARHSLTHTGVKPYACSMCDMRFFQRYHLARHTLTHTGVKPYACSMCDMRFFQRYHLARHSLTHTGVKPYACTMCDMRFIQRYQLERHSLTHTGVKPYACTMCDKRFFQRYHLARHSLTHMGVKPYACTMCDMKFFQRYHLARHSLTHTGVKPYACSMCDMRFIQRNHLERHSLTHTGEKPFACDMCDMRFIQRYHLERHKRVHSGEKPYQCERCQQNFSRTDRLLRHRRLCQGRGVAKVENQPCCEPRPYPQEPPPAPPTWSPLHPPPGRLAV from the exons ATGTCACATCTGCCCAGCAGCTCAGTCCGCGACCATATGAAATGG GCGGGGCTGCTTGGCTGCGAGGCTGTCCTCTCCAGCATGGCCCTGATGCAGGCCAGCTCCATGGCTGCTCCGCCCAAAAAAATGATGGCTCCACTTGGTCATGGACCACCGCAGAGAGAGGGACCTGACCGTGCTCCCCAGAGCCATATGATCCTCCCATCTGGAATGAGCTGTCCACCTCTG CTCATCCGGAAGGAAGGTGAATTCCAAGCTCCCCGCCTGCTGGATGAGAAGGACATGAGGGCCAACGAGGacatgcagcagaaaaaaaagaacaggaaatCAGTAACGCCCTGCAAAGTGAGAGAACAAGAAGGAAGGGGAGGGAAG GGCACAGGTGGAGATGAGAATGGTCCGTCATCCAAAGTgcagaaaaactttatttgtgaTCACTGTTACGGAGCATTTAGGAGCGGATACCACCTGAAGAGACATATTCTCATTCACACAG GGGAGAAGCCGTATGCTTGTGCCGTATGTGACATGAGGTTTATTCAGCGTTACCACCTGGAGAGACACAGCCTCATTCACACGG gGGTGAAGCCGTACGCTTGTTCCATGTGTGACATGAGGTTTTTCCAGCGTTACCACCTGGAGAGACACAGACTCACTCATACGG GGGTGAAGCCGTACGCTTGCTCCATGTGTGACATGAGGTTCTTCCAACGTTACCATCTGGCAAGACACAGCCTCACTCATACTG GGGTGAAGCCATACGCTTGCTCCATGTGTGACATGAGATTTTTCCAACGCTACCACTTGGCAAGACACAGCCTCACTCACACGG gggtGAAGCCATATGCTTGCTCCATGTGTGACATGAGATTTTTCCAGAGATACCACCTGGCAAGACACACTCTCACCCATACGG GGGTGAAGCCATACGCTTGCTCCATGTGTGACATGAGGTTCTTCCAGCGTTACCATTTGGCAAGACACAGCCTCACTCATACTG GGGTGAAGCCGTATGCTTGTACCATGTGTGACATGCGGTTTATACAACGTTACCAACTGGAGAGACACAGTCTTACTCATACGG GGGTGAAGCCGTACGCTTGCACCATGTGTGACAAGAGGTTTTTTCAGCGCTACCACCTGGCGAGACACAGCCTCACTCATATGG GTGTGAAACCTTATGCTTGCACCATGTGTGACATGAAGTTTTTTCAGCGTTACCACCTGGCGAGACACAGCCTCACTCATACGG gGGTGAAGCCGTATGCTTGTTCCATGTGTGACATGAGGTTTATTCAGCGTAACCACCTGGAGAGACACAGCCTCACTCATACGG GAGAGAAGCCATTTGCTTGTGACATGTGTGATATGAGGTTTATCCAGCGCTACCACCTTGAGAGACACAAGCGTGTCCATAGCGGGGAGAAGCCTTACCAGTGTGAACGGTGCCAGCAG aaCTTTTCACGGACAGACCGGCTGTTGCGGCATCGGCGGTTGTGCCAGGGTCGCGGCGTAGCCAAAGTAGAGAACCAGCCATGCTGCGAACCCCGCCCATACCCCCAAGAACCCCCCCCCGCGCCCCCAACCTGGAGTCCCCTGCACCCCCCTCCGGGCCGACTGGCGGTCTGA
- the znf740a gene encoding zinc finger protein 2 homolog isoform X16 — MSHLPSSSVRDHMKWAGLLGCEAVLSSMALMQASSMAAPPKKMMAPLGHGPPQREGPDRAPQSHMILPSGMSCPPLLIRKEGEFQAPRLLDEKDMRANEDMQQKKKNRKSVTPCKVREQEGRGGKGTGGDENGPSSKVQKNFICDHCYGAFRSGYHLKRHILIHTGEKPYACAVCDMRFIQRYHLERHSLIHTGVKPYACSMCDMRFFQRYHLERHRLTHTGVKPYACSMCDMRFFQRYHLARHSLTHTGVKPYACSMCDMRFFQRYHLARHSLTHTGVKPYACSMCDMRFFQRYHLARHTLTHTGVKPYACSMCDMRFFQRYHLARHSLTHTGVKPYACTMCDMRFIQRYQLERHSLTHTGVKPYACTMCDKRFFQRYHLARHSLTHMGVKPYACTMCDMKFFQRYHLARHSLTHTGVKPYACTMCDKRFFQRYHLARHSLTHMGVKPYACSMCDMRFIQRNHLERHSLTHTGEKPFACDMCDMRFIQRYHLERHKRVHSGEKPYQCERCQQNFSRTDRLLRHRRLCQGRGVAKVENQPCCEPRPYPQEPPPAPPTWSPLHPPPGRLAV, encoded by the exons ATGTCACATCTGCCCAGCAGCTCAGTCCGCGACCATATGAAATGG GCGGGGCTGCTTGGCTGCGAGGCTGTCCTCTCCAGCATGGCCCTGATGCAGGCCAGCTCCATGGCTGCTCCGCCCAAAAAAATGATGGCTCCACTTGGTCATGGACCACCGCAGAGAGAGGGACCTGACCGTGCTCCCCAGAGCCATATGATCCTCCCATCTGGAATGAGCTGTCCACCTCTG CTCATCCGGAAGGAAGGTGAATTCCAAGCTCCCCGCCTGCTGGATGAGAAGGACATGAGGGCCAACGAGGacatgcagcagaaaaaaaagaacaggaaatCAGTAACGCCCTGCAAAGTGAGAGAACAAGAAGGAAGGGGAGGGAAG GGCACAGGTGGAGATGAGAATGGTCCGTCATCCAAAGTgcagaaaaactttatttgtgaTCACTGTTACGGAGCATTTAGGAGCGGATACCACCTGAAGAGACATATTCTCATTCACACAG GGGAGAAGCCGTATGCTTGTGCCGTATGTGACATGAGGTTTATTCAGCGTTACCACCTGGAGAGACACAGCCTCATTCACACGG gGGTGAAGCCGTACGCTTGTTCCATGTGTGACATGAGGTTTTTCCAGCGTTACCACCTGGAGAGACACAGACTCACTCATACGG GGGTGAAGCCGTACGCTTGCTCCATGTGTGACATGAGGTTCTTCCAACGTTACCATCTGGCAAGACACAGCCTCACTCATACTG GGGTGAAGCCATACGCTTGCTCCATGTGTGACATGAGATTTTTCCAACGCTACCACTTGGCAAGACACAGCCTCACTCACACGG gggtGAAGCCATATGCTTGCTCCATGTGTGACATGAGATTTTTCCAGAGATACCACCTGGCAAGACACACTCTCACCCATACGG GGGTGAAGCCATACGCTTGCTCCATGTGTGACATGAGGTTCTTCCAGCGTTACCATTTGGCAAGACACAGCCTCACTCATACTG GGGTGAAGCCGTATGCTTGTACCATGTGTGACATGCGGTTTATACAACGTTACCAACTGGAGAGACACAGTCTTACTCATACGG GGGTGAAGCCGTACGCTTGCACCATGTGTGACAAGAGGTTTTTTCAGCGCTACCACCTGGCGAGACACAGCCTCACTCATATGG GTGTGAAACCTTATGCTTGCACCATGTGTGACATGAAGTTTTTTCAGCGTTACCACCTGGCGAGACACAGCCTCACTCATACGG GTGTGAAACCTTATGCTTGCACCATGTGTGACAAGAGGTTTTTTCAGCGCTACCACCTGGCGAGACACAGCCTCACTCATATGG gGGTGAAGCCGTATGCTTGTTCCATGTGTGACATGAGGTTTATTCAGCGTAACCACCTGGAGAGACACAGCCTCACTCATACGG GAGAGAAGCCATTTGCTTGTGACATGTGTGATATGAGGTTTATCCAGCGCTACCACCTTGAGAGACACAAGCGTGTCCATAGCGGGGAGAAGCCTTACCAGTGTGAACGGTGCCAGCAG aaCTTTTCACGGACAGACCGGCTGTTGCGGCATCGGCGGTTGTGCCAGGGTCGCGGCGTAGCCAAAGTAGAGAACCAGCCATGCTGCGAACCCCGCCCATACCCCCAAGAACCCCCCCCCGCGCCCCCAACCTGGAGTCCCCTGCACCCCCCTCCGGGCCGACTGGCGGTCTGA
- the znf740a gene encoding gastrula zinc finger protein XlCGF58.1 isoform X14: MSHLPSSSVRDHMKWAGLLGCEAVLSSMALMQASSMAAPPKKMMAPLGHGPPQREGPDRAPQSHMILPSGMSCPPLLIRKEGEFQAPRLLDEKDMRANEDMQQKKKNRKSVTPCKVREQEGRGGKGTGGDENGPSSKVQKNFICDHCYGAFRSGYHLKRHILIHTGEKPYACAVCDMRFIQRYHLERHSLIHTGVKPYACSMCDMRFFQRYHLERHRLTHTGVKPYACSMCDMRFFQRYHLARHSLTHTGVKPYACSMCDMRFFQRYHLARHSLTHTGVKPYACSMCDMRFFQRYHLARHTLTHTGVKPYACSMCDMRFFQRYHLARHSLTHTGVKPYACTMCDMRFIQRYQLERHSLTHTGVKPYACTMCDKRFFQRYHLARHSLTHMGVKPFACTMCDMRFVQRYHLARHSLTHTGVKPYACTMCDKRFFQRYHLARHSLTHMGVKPFACTMCDMRFVQRYHLARHSLTHTGVKPYACSMCDMRFIQRNHLERHSLTHTGEKPFACDMCDMRFIQRYHLERHKRVHSGEKPYQCERCQQNFSRTDRLLRHRRLCQGRGVAKVENQPCCEPRPYPQEPPPAPPTWSPLHPPPGRLAV; the protein is encoded by the exons ATGTCACATCTGCCCAGCAGCTCAGTCCGCGACCATATGAAATGG GCGGGGCTGCTTGGCTGCGAGGCTGTCCTCTCCAGCATGGCCCTGATGCAGGCCAGCTCCATGGCTGCTCCGCCCAAAAAAATGATGGCTCCACTTGGTCATGGACCACCGCAGAGAGAGGGACCTGACCGTGCTCCCCAGAGCCATATGATCCTCCCATCTGGAATGAGCTGTCCACCTCTG CTCATCCGGAAGGAAGGTGAATTCCAAGCTCCCCGCCTGCTGGATGAGAAGGACATGAGGGCCAACGAGGacatgcagcagaaaaaaaagaacaggaaatCAGTAACGCCCTGCAAAGTGAGAGAACAAGAAGGAAGGGGAGGGAAG GGCACAGGTGGAGATGAGAATGGTCCGTCATCCAAAGTgcagaaaaactttatttgtgaTCACTGTTACGGAGCATTTAGGAGCGGATACCACCTGAAGAGACATATTCTCATTCACACAG GGGAGAAGCCGTATGCTTGTGCCGTATGTGACATGAGGTTTATTCAGCGTTACCACCTGGAGAGACACAGCCTCATTCACACGG gGGTGAAGCCGTACGCTTGTTCCATGTGTGACATGAGGTTTTTCCAGCGTTACCACCTGGAGAGACACAGACTCACTCATACGG GGGTGAAGCCGTACGCTTGCTCCATGTGTGACATGAGGTTCTTCCAACGTTACCATCTGGCAAGACACAGCCTCACTCATACTG GGGTGAAGCCATACGCTTGCTCCATGTGTGACATGAGATTTTTCCAACGCTACCACTTGGCAAGACACAGCCTCACTCACACGG gggtGAAGCCATATGCTTGCTCCATGTGTGACATGAGATTTTTCCAGAGATACCACCTGGCAAGACACACTCTCACCCATACGG GGGTGAAGCCATACGCTTGCTCCATGTGTGACATGAGGTTCTTCCAGCGTTACCATTTGGCAAGACACAGCCTCACTCATACTG GGGTGAAGCCGTATGCTTGTACCATGTGTGACATGCGGTTTATACAACGTTACCAACTGGAGAGACACAGTCTTACTCATACGG GGGTGAAGCCGTACGCTTGCACCATGTGTGACAAGAGGTTTTTTCAGCGCTACCACCTGGCGAGACACAGCCTCACTCATATGG GTGTGAAACCTTTTGCTTGTACCATGTGTGACATGAGGTTTGTTCAGCGTTACCACCTGGCGAGACACAGCCTCACTCATACGG GTGTGAAACCTTATGCTTGCACCATGTGTGACAAGAGGTTTTTTCAGCGCTACCACCTGGCAAGACACAGCCTCACTCATATGG GTGTGAAACCTTTTGCTTGTACCATGTGTGACATGAGGTTTGTTCAGCGTTACCACCTGGCGAGACACAGCCTCACTCATACGG gGGTGAAGCCGTATGCTTGTTCCATGTGTGACATGAGGTTTATTCAGCGTAACCACCTGGAGAGACACAGCCTCACTCATACGG GAGAGAAGCCATTTGCTTGTGACATGTGTGATATGAGGTTTATCCAGCGCTACCACCTTGAGAGACACAAGCGTGTCCATAGCGGGGAGAAGCCTTACCAGTGTGAACGGTGCCAGCAG aaCTTTTCACGGACAGACCGGCTGTTGCGGCATCGGCGGTTGTGCCAGGGTCGCGGCGTAGCCAAAGTAGAGAACCAGCCATGCTGCGAACCCCGCCCATACCCCCAAGAACCCCCCCCCGCGCCCCCAACCTGGAGTCCCCTGCACCCCCCTCCGGGCCGACTGGCGGTCTGA